The following are encoded in a window of Chitinophagaceae bacterium genomic DNA:
- a CDS encoding LD-carboxypeptidase — protein sequence MLRPAALKEGDKVAFVSTARKCMKNELAEAAVVVESWGLEVVYGQTIDAEDNQFAGDDNLRAQDFQQMLDDDEIKAIFCAKGGYGTVRIIDKLNFEGFAENPKWIIGYSDVTVIHAHVQENFAVCTLHGPLLFEFGKIAKESLDQLKTQLFGEDFFLEWQSSEKNRYGQVQGRLIGGNLSVLYSLSASVSEVSTKNAILFLEDLDEYLYHVDRMMMQLLRSGKLNELGGLIIGGMTEMRDNKVPFGSEAIEIIQRVVKPFDYPLAFYCPAGHVKSNNSLPLGTLIRFDCNEKYVKLKKIHT from the coding sequence ATGTTACGACCGGCAGCATTAAAAGAAGGGGACAAGGTTGCATTTGTGAGTACCGCCCGAAAGTGTATGAAGAATGAACTTGCGGAAGCTGCCGTAGTGGTTGAAAGCTGGGGGTTGGAAGTAGTTTACGGGCAGACCATTGATGCTGAGGATAATCAGTTTGCCGGAGATGATAATTTGCGGGCTCAGGATTTTCAGCAAATGTTAGATGATGATGAGATAAAAGCTATTTTTTGTGCAAAAGGAGGTTATGGTACGGTTCGGATTATTGATAAGCTGAATTTTGAGGGTTTTGCAGAAAACCCAAAGTGGATAATCGGATATAGTGATGTGACGGTTATTCATGCTCATGTACAGGAAAATTTTGCCGTTTGCACATTGCATGGACCCTTGCTTTTTGAATTTGGTAAAATAGCAAAAGAATCTTTGGATCAATTGAAAACACAGCTTTTTGGGGAGGATTTCTTTCTGGAATGGCAAAGCAGTGAAAAAAACCGTTACGGACAAGTTCAAGGTCGTCTAATAGGGGGAAATTTATCGGTTCTTTACAGCTTATCAGCCTCGGTAAGTGAAGTTTCCACTAAAAATGCCATTCTTTTTTTGGAAGACCTCGACGAATACCTCTATCATGTTGACCGTATGATGATGCAGCTTTTAAGAAGTGGTAAGCTAAATGAGCTGGGTGGACTGATTATTGGGGGAATGACAGAAATGAGAGATAATAAAGTCCCTTTTGGCTCTGAGGCAATAGAGATTATTCAGAGAGTAGTGAAACCATTTGATTATCCACTTGCCTTTTATTGTCCGGCCGGACATGTTAAATCAAACAATTCTTTACCTTTGGGAACTTTGATTCGTTTTGACTGTAATGAAAAGTATGTGAAATTAAAAAAAATACATACATGA
- a CDS encoding ATP-binding protein: MIQEFSLSNFLSFREKQTVNLLASADKTHLNELTFEPKKGIKILKLLMIYGANASGKSNLLEAIQTLWVMLISPEEKENSKISFYKPFKLMSDKPTEFDIIFWVGERKFKYKIEFNENEILYEKLEYVTDSGVMSDFYERIKGKDIKFGSTVDIKAKVKSDFNKETLKNHTVLSTLNKKNINAPKILIELYEWIKFSVLKLGVYNNAVEIAEYASKNPKAKEFLLDLLQSADFNITDFKIVETKINDDLLDEILKNDSLPTSIKEKLLKPQKQVLFTHNNDKEEFQIDFRMQSAGTRVYFRLARLLIELGNNGKIVLEDELEHSLHYDLLLHFLETFLRYETSSQLIFTTHNQMLLGEDWMIRRDMICFIEKSGNKSNSEIYKASDLGLHKNLSLLNAIKIGKLGAKPNLGSTILNNM, encoded by the coding sequence ATGATTCAAGAGTTTTCATTATCTAATTTCTTATCTTTTAGAGAAAAGCAAACAGTTAATCTTTTAGCATCTGCCGATAAGACGCATTTGAATGAACTCACATTCGAACCGAAAAAAGGCATTAAAATACTCAAGTTATTAATGATTTATGGAGCAAACGCTTCGGGTAAGTCTAATCTTTTGGAAGCAATTCAAACACTTTGGGTGATGTTAATTTCTCCTGAAGAAAAAGAAAATAGTAAAATAAGTTTTTATAAACCATTTAAATTAATGTCTGACAAACCCACAGAATTTGATATAATTTTTTGGGTAGGAGAAAGAAAATTTAAGTATAAAATAGAGTTTAATGAAAATGAAATTTTATATGAAAAATTAGAATACGTCACTGATTCAGGAGTTATGTCTGATTTTTATGAAAGAATAAAAGGCAAAGACATCAAATTTGGCAGCACCGTTGATATTAAAGCAAAAGTTAAAAGTGATTTTAACAAGGAAACTTTAAAGAACCATACTGTATTGTCAACTTTAAACAAAAAAAACATTAACGCCCCAAAAATTCTTATTGAATTGTATGAATGGATAAAATTTAGTGTTCTTAAATTGGGAGTTTATAACAATGCGGTTGAAATAGCTGAATATGCTAGCAAAAACCCAAAGGCAAAAGAGTTTTTATTAGATTTATTACAAAGTGCGGATTTCAATATAACTGATTTTAAAATTGTTGAAACTAAAATAAATGATGACTTATTAGATGAAATTTTAAAAAATGATTCTTTACCTACATCAATAAAAGAAAAGTTGTTAAAGCCACAAAAACAAGTCTTATTCACCCATAACAATGATAAAGAAGAGTTTCAAATTGATTTCAGAATGCAATCCGCTGGAACCAGGGTATATTTTCGTTTGGCTAGATTGTTAATCGAGTTAGGAAATAATGGGAAAATTGTATTAGAAGACGAGTTAGAACATAGTCTACATTATGATTTATTATTGCATTTTCTAGAAACTTTTTTACGTTATGAAACAAGTAGTCAATTAATTTTTACTACCCATAACCAAATGTTACTTGGTGAGGATTGGATGATTAGAAGAGATATGATATGTTTTATAGAAAAATCCGGAAATAAATCCAATTCAGAAATATATAAAGCCTCAGATTTAGGTTTGCATAAAAATTTGTCACTTCTTAATGCGATTAAAATTGGTAAGTTAGGAGCGAAACCAAATTTAGGTTCAACTATTTTAAATAATATGTAG
- a CDS encoding T9SS C-terminal target domain-containing protein: protein MVNKNIIMKKVYVSIVLFLSLFFASLTVYNNSNQPPTARSGAPGEQTCASCHGGNNPKPNLSNLLFDFDNGNFEFEAGETYNIDVTVQDAAKSRFGFQSTALTQSNDPAGQFAVLNASNTGLATGFNGREYISHFQASGNNSWTFQWTAPANPDGDITFYVSSVAGAFQGSSNTNVYVDQFTVNFVPPTIPGDTLIADFGISSGGNCLGDTIIFADNSSGDIDGWMWDFGDGASPQTATGKGPHSVVYSNPGSKNVSLTISDSNTGNDTTIVKQDFLSVSELPVLQASSDTIICEDESIDLFVSGADSYLWSPAGSLNNSNSESVVASPQSSTTYLITATNTDGCSADTSISVSVNPKPELFISIAGNDTICKGESASLMVTGALSYEWAASGSTDSSIVVTPESTTTYTVTGTDVNACANTGSITVFVEDCTNLAEVSNLLEVKTYPNPVRNQHFYIELPTDYSSAANMNFYSKEGRLIKQSKLTAGMNRINIPDLPEGIYFLYLSDQNIQKTIRIFIAN from the coding sequence TTGGTGAATAAAAATATCATTATGAAAAAAGTTTACGTATCCATAGTCCTTTTTTTGTCTTTATTTTTTGCTTCCTTAACCGTTTACAATAATTCAAATCAACCTCCTACAGCGAGAAGTGGTGCTCCCGGTGAACAAACTTGTGCCTCTTGTCATGGAGGAAATAATCCGAAGCCCAATCTTTCAAATTTGCTTTTCGATTTTGATAACGGAAATTTTGAATTTGAAGCAGGCGAAACATATAATATAGATGTTACCGTTCAGGATGCCGCCAAGTCAAGATTTGGCTTTCAATCTACAGCTTTGACGCAATCAAATGATCCGGCAGGGCAGTTTGCGGTATTAAATGCTTCCAATACAGGTTTGGCAACCGGATTTAACGGTAGAGAATATATTTCACATTTTCAGGCTTCGGGGAATAATAGCTGGACGTTTCAATGGACAGCGCCGGCGAATCCTGATGGGGATATCACTTTTTATGTTTCATCCGTGGCCGGGGCATTTCAGGGGAGCTCAAATACAAACGTTTACGTAGATCAGTTTACTGTTAATTTTGTACCCCCAACAATACCGGGGGATACACTCATAGCTGATTTTGGTATAAGTTCTGGAGGGAATTGTTTAGGCGATACAATTATATTTGCGGATAACTCTTCGGGTGATATAGATGGATGGATGTGGGATTTCGGGGATGGAGCCAGCCCTCAAACAGCTACGGGTAAAGGTCCGCACAGTGTTGTTTACTCTAATCCGGGCAGCAAAAATGTGTCCTTAACAATTTCTGATTCAAATACCGGAAATGATACGACTATAGTTAAACAGGATTTTTTGTCAGTTAGTGAACTACCGGTTCTGCAAGCCTCATCTGATACGATTATTTGTGAAGATGAAAGCATAGATCTGTTTGTCTCGGGAGCGGATAGTTACTTATGGTCACCGGCAGGAAGTTTGAATAATTCAAACTCTGAAAGTGTAGTTGCTAGTCCTCAAAGTTCGACTACTTACTTAATCACAGCAACTAATACTGATGGTTGTTCGGCAGATACCAGTATTTCGGTGAGTGTAAATCCCAAGCCGGAATTGTTTATTTCCATAGCCGGGAACGATACTATTTGCAAAGGGGAGTCGGCCAGTTTGATGGTTACCGGAGCGCTTTCCTATGAATGGGCGGCAAGTGGTTCTACCGATAGTTCTATAGTGGTTACACCGGAATCTACTACAACTTATACTGTTACCGGTACAGATGTAAATGCTTGCGCAAATACCGGCTCTATAACGGTTTTTGTAGAAGATTGTACAAATTTAGCGGAGGTTTCAAATCTTTTAGAAGTGAAAACTTATCCAAATCCGGTTAGGAATCAACATTTTTATATTGAATTACCCACGGACTATAGCTCAGCTGCAAACATGAATTTTTACAGTAAAGAAGGCCGTTTGATTAAGCAATCAAAACTAACAGCAGGCATGAATAGAATTAATATTCCGGACTTGCCGGAAGGTATTTACTTCTTGTATTTGTCAGATCAAAATATCCAAAAAACTATTCGCATTTTTATCGCTAACTAA
- a CDS encoding ATPase has translation MNARKVAIVGPECSGKSSLVKKLAKEYGTEWVPEYARFYLTVNGANYKQKDLYEIANKQLNWENEIGRKVKDNFLFCDTNLLVIIIWAKYVFNNVPREIESLYNPAAYDLHVLCKPDMEWEPDPLREHPKERDEIFEKYHQYLEQHKIPFMIAEGDLENRIADVKKKLSKLK, from the coding sequence ATGAATGCTCGTAAAGTCGCAATTGTTGGTCCGGAATGTAGTGGAAAATCTTCTTTGGTTAAAAAACTTGCTAAAGAATATGGAACAGAATGGGTTCCTGAATATGCCCGTTTTTATTTAACAGTAAACGGAGCTAACTACAAACAAAAAGATTTATATGAGATTGCTAATAAGCAGCTTAATTGGGAAAATGAAATAGGGAGAAAGGTAAAAGATAATTTCTTGTTTTGTGACACAAATCTTTTGGTGATTATTATTTGGGCAAAGTATGTTTTTAATAATGTACCCAGAGAAATAGAAAGCTTATATAATCCGGCTGCTTATGATTTGCATGTATTATGTAAGCCGGATATGGAATGGGAGCCAGATCCATTAAGGGAACACCCCAAGGAAAGAGATGAAATTTTTGAAAAATATCACCAATATCTCGAACAACATAAGATTCCTTTTATGATTGCTGAAGGTGATTTAGAGAATAGAATTGCAGATGTTAAGAAAAAACTCAGTAAATTAAAATAG
- a CDS encoding RloB domain-containing protein yields MKKSIAVIGEGITEKYYIESLKGISPFTIIPRELGIKASSLKSLSKNIKLAIDKGFDEVYCLIDMDSKTSGKSKNAYLALKNKYHNRVFSKKNKGIESIVFFIETERCTELWFLYYFSNVAITRKFNSYKELEEELRRYRPNYEKTIKYYKSLGNIHKDFESNSPKGSIKRAYRNSNTSLLSKIIDNRNYSYSEMHLLIKGLGIYSEDD; encoded by the coding sequence ATGAAGAAGTCCATTGCAGTAATTGGAGAAGGGATTACTGAAAAATATTACATTGAGTCTCTTAAAGGGATATCCCCCTTTACTATAATACCACGTGAATTAGGAATTAAAGCCTCTAGTTTAAAAAGCTTATCTAAAAATATCAAATTGGCTATTGATAAAGGTTTTGATGAGGTCTATTGCTTAATAGATATGGATAGTAAAACAAGTGGTAAATCAAAAAATGCTTATTTAGCATTAAAAAACAAATATCATAATAGAGTCTTTTCTAAGAAAAATAAAGGAATTGAATCAATAGTTTTTTTCATTGAAACAGAGAGATGCACTGAATTATGGTTTTTGTATTACTTTTCTAATGTAGCAATTACTAGAAAATTTAATAGCTATAAAGAATTAGAAGAAGAATTGAGGAGATATAGGCCAAATTATGAGAAAACAATAAAATATTACAAATCATTGGGAAATATTCACAAAGATTTTGAAAGTAATAGCCCTAAAGGTTCTATTAAAAGAGCTTACAGAAATTCAAATACTTCTTTATTAAGCAAAATAATTGACAATAGGAATTATTCCTATAGCGAAATGCATTTGTTGATAAAAGGGCTTGGTATTTATTCTGAAGATGATTGA
- a CDS encoding nicotinamide riboside transporter PnuC has product MEEIIAAFTEAFKNPNWLEVAGIITALAYVFLASRENILCWPFAAISTTIYMYLVFDVGLYLETILQFFYLIMAFVGWYQWVYGKKNQQELHISRLTQKQWFVTISAGILLTFSAGFSFDYFLNNEDAYLDAFTTVFAFIATWMVVRKILENWLFWIVIDAVSIILYFNRGLYFSTFLYLLYTIIAIYGFWLWKKKYESRNKFVKLS; this is encoded by the coding sequence TTGGAAGAGATTATAGCAGCTTTTACAGAAGCGTTTAAAAATCCGAACTGGTTAGAAGTTGCCGGTATAATTACAGCACTTGCCTATGTTTTTCTGGCAAGCCGGGAAAATATTTTATGCTGGCCTTTTGCTGCCATAAGCACGACTATTTATATGTATCTGGTCTTTGATGTTGGATTATATCTGGAAACGATTTTACAGTTTTTTTATCTGATAATGGCTTTCGTAGGTTGGTATCAATGGGTATATGGCAAAAAAAATCAGCAGGAGTTGCACATCAGTCGTTTGACTCAAAAACAATGGTTTGTGACTATATCAGCAGGTATTCTCCTAACTTTTTCAGCCGGTTTTAGTTTTGATTACTTTTTAAATAATGAGGATGCTTATTTAGATGCTTTTACGACAGTTTTTGCTTTTATAGCGACCTGGATGGTTGTGAGAAAAATTCTGGAAAACTGGCTTTTTTGGATTGTAATTGATGCAGTTTCTATAATCCTGTATTTTAACAGGGGACTTTATTTCAGTACATTTTTATATTTGTTATACACCATAATTGCTATATACGGTTTTTGGTTGTGGAAGAAAAAGTATGAAAGTAGAAATAAGTTTGTTAAATTGAGTTAA